In Eublepharis macularius isolate TG4126 chromosome 4, MPM_Emac_v1.0, whole genome shotgun sequence, the following are encoded in one genomic region:
- the CREBRF gene encoding CREB3 regulatory factor, producing MSYMLPTNPEEKLERKLQARKTRSLELNLEDLGLEMPQPSVSGMDPPFGDAFRSHMFSEQTLMSTDLLASSSDPDFIYELDREMDYQQSSRDNLLSVEDCKDLENLESFKDILDTETSFPANWEQWDTYCEDLTKYTKLTNCDIWGTKEVDYLGLDDFSSPYQDEEVISKTPTLAQLNSEDSQPVSDPLCYSELLFNVKQSQLTSLPAKKITTRAAAPVCSSKTAHTEAPLSEFAQKASKANSSTQIMVKTNAYNSEKVNIHVECKDYVKKAKVKINPVPQSRSAINQAHVDAAKENTCYCGAVAKKQERKGTDSLQRHSTPVLPFKETQALLLTPPQETPGLIAEESSLSASTSVSDPSQKKEEHNYSLFVTDSLAEQAIKAEPDEDEDDEEDVEDEDHDEGFGSEHELSENDEEEDDYEDDKDDDISDTFSEPGYENDSVEDLKEMTAISCRKRGKRRYFWEYSEQLTPSQQERMLRPSEWNHETLPSNMYQKNGLHHGKYAVKKSRRTDVEDLTPNPKKLLQIGNELRKLNKVISDLTPVSELPLTARPRSRKEKNKLASRACRLKKKAQYEANKVKLWGLNTEYDNLLFVINSIKQEIVNRVQSPKDDRGTNMGQKLDVLIKDTLGPPVAGQTSEFVNQVLEKTAEGDPTGGLVGLRIPTSKV from the exons ATGAGTTACATGCTACCTACTAACCCTGAAGAAAAGCTGGAAAGGAAGTTACAGGCAAGGAAAACAAGAAGTTTGGAATTGAATTTGGAGGATCTGGGTCTGGAAATGCCTCAG CCTAGTGTGAGTGGAATGGACCCTCCTTTTGGAGATGCCTTTCGAAGCCACATGTTTTCAGAACAGACTTTGATGAGCACAGACCTCTTGGCTAGCAGTTCTGATCCAGATTTCATATATGAATTG GACAGAGAAATGGATTACCAGCAGAGTTCCAGGGACAACCTCCTTTCTGTAGAGGACTGTAAAGATCTTGAAAACTTGGAATCTTTTAAAGACATTCTGGATACTGAAACATCTTTCCCCGCAAACTGGGAACAGtgggacacttactgtgaagatTTGACAAAGTACACCAAATTAACCAACTGTGACATTTGGGGAACAAAAGAGGTGGATTACCTGGGCCTTGATGACTTTTCAAGCCCATACCAGGATGAAGAAGTGATCAGTAAAACTCCGACTCTGGCGCAGCTAAACAGTGAGGACTCTCAGCCTGTCTCAGATCCACTGTGCTACTCAGAATTGCTCTTCAATGTAAAACAAAGCCAGTTAACTTCTCTGCCAGCAAAGAAGATCACAACCAGAGCAGCAGCCCCAGTTTGTTCATCCAAGACTGCTCATACTGAGGCGCCTTTGTCAGAATTTGCTCAAAAAGCAAGCAAGGCCAATTCAAGCACACAAATCATGGTGAAGACCAATGCATACAACAGTGAGAAGGTGAACATTCATGTTGAATGTAAAGATTATGTTAAGAAAGCAAAAGTAAAAATAAACCCAGTGCCCCAGAGTAGGTCTGCAATTAACCAGGCTCATGTTGATGCTGCAAAAGAAAATACCTGCTACTGTGGAGCTGTAGCAAAGAAACAAGAGAGGAAAGGGACCGACTCCCTTCAGCGTCACAGTACTCCTGTTTTGCCTTTCAAAGAGACTCAGGCTCTGCTCCTCACTCCGCCCCAAGAAACTCCAGGACTAATTGCTGAGGAGAGCAGTCTCTCTGCCAGCACATCTGTTTCAGATCCGTCACAGAAAAAAGAAGAACACAATTATTCTCTCTTTGTCACAGACAGTTTGGCTGAGCAGGCAATCAAAGCTGAGcctgatgaagatgaagatgatgagGAAGATGTGGAAGATGAAGACCATGATGAAGGCTTTGGCAGTGAGCATGAACTGTCTGAAAATGATGAAGAGGAAGATGATTATGAGGATGACAAAGATGACGATATTAGTGATACTTTCTCTGAACCAG GATATGAAAATGATTCTGTAGAGGACTTGAAAGAAATGACTGCAATATCTTGTCGAAAAAGAGGGAAACGACGATATTTCTGGGAATATAGTGAGCAACTGACACCATCACAGCAGGAGAGAATGTTGAGGCCGTCCGAGTGGAATCATGAAACATTACCAAGTAACATGTATCAGAAGAATGGATTACATCATG GGAAATATGCTGTTAAGAAGTCACGAAGGACTGATGTAGAAGACTTGACTCCCAACCCTAAAAAACTGCTACAGATTGGAAATGAACTGAGGAAACTGAATAAAGTGATCAGTGACTTGACTCCAGTCAGCGAGCTTCCCTTAACAGCTAGACCAAGgtcaaggaaagaaaaaaacaagttaGCCTCCAG GGCTTGCCGCCTAAAAAAGAAAGCGCAATATGAAGCCAACAAAGTGAAACTGTGGGGTCTCAACACAGAATATG ATAACTTGTTGTTTGTGATCAACTCAATCAAACAAGAAATTGTGAATAGAGTACAAAGCCCCAAAGATGACAGAGGAACCAATATGGGACAGAAACTTGATGTGCTTATTAAAGATACTTTAG GACCACCTGTAGCTGGGCAAACATCAGAATTTGTGAACCAGGTTTTAGAGAAAACAGCAGAAGGAGATCCTACAGGAGGCCTAGTTGGGCTTCGAATACCTACATCAAAAGTTTAG